A DNA window from Budorcas taxicolor isolate Tak-1 chromosome 14, Takin1.1, whole genome shotgun sequence contains the following coding sequences:
- the CLXN gene encoding calaxin has protein sequence MNRKKLQKLTDSLTKNCKHFSKFEVKCLINLFYNLVGEVTERQGVIIGLDRNAFRNILHVTFGMTDDMIMDRVFRGFDKDNDGCISVTEWVYGLSVFLRGTLEEKMKYCFEVFDLNGDSFISKEEMFHMLKNSLLKQPSEEDPDEGIKDLVEITLKKMDHDHDGKLSFADYEQAVREETLLLEAFGPCLPDPKSQKEFEAQVFKDPNEFNEV, from the exons ATGAACCGCAAGAAGCTGCAGAAGCTGACGGACTCCTTAACTAAAAATTGCAAGCATT TTAGTAAATTTGAAGTGAAATGCCTTATCAACCTCTTCTATAACCTGGTGGGAGAAGTGACCGAGCGGCAGGGCGTGATCATCGGGCTGGACCGCAATGCCTTTCGGAACATCCTGCATGTGACGTTTGGGATGACAGACGACATGATCATGGACAGGG ttttccGAGGGTTTGATAAGGACAACGATGGTTGCATAAGTGTAACAGAGTGGGTGTATGGATTATCAGTGTTTCTCCGAGGAACtttggaagaaaaaatgaaat attgctttGAAGTGTTTGACTTGAACGGGGACAGCTTCATCTCCAAAGAGGAGATGTTCCACATGCTGAAGAACAGCCTCCTGAAGCAGCCATCTGAGGAAGACCCTGACGAAGGCATCAAAGACTTGGTGGAGATCACACTGAAGAAAATG GACCATGATCATGATGGGAAGCTGTCTTTCGCGGACTATGAACAGGCCGTGAGGGAGGAGACCCTTCTACTGGAAGCGTTTGGGCCATGTCTCCCTGACCCAAAG AGCCAGAAAGAATTTGAAGCCCAAGTATTCAAAGATCCAAATGAATTCAATGAGGTGTGA